In Fundulus heteroclitus isolate FHET01 chromosome 18, MU-UCD_Fhet_4.1, whole genome shotgun sequence, a single genomic region encodes these proteins:
- the gdpd4a gene encoding glycerophosphodiester phosphodiesterase domain-containing protein 5 codes for MVTLVFSVTATGILSDLWSKEWKTLQLSLQVTAPFLHVAAVSLMAVLSWPTALHFFRMNKRVRQVVVLGLYLSVLFSLYLVPLGMYSPCIKEAETLGPAPALIGHRGAPMLAPENTLMSFEKAVEAGGEGLETDVTISYDGVPFLMHDSTLRRTTNIAEVFPNRSHLDASMFTWAELQQLNAGSWFLSRDPFGTASSLSEVDRSQAQNQSVPSLAQFLEVAAASSKLVLFDLRRPPHGHPYRRSYINTTLKVIQAHINSSQVLWLPSEDRELVYGLDPELQQTSGVKASIQQLTDDHISRLNLHYSTMSQQQICKYQSVNISTNLYVISQPWLYTLAWCAGAQSVTTNSVHILSGISKPLFLMTAEEYTLMWILTDSVSAFLIFAIFTFHWWRERGLPFVSGSRQTHENGPYSKFRTDSAEVVCIGWNPLHFDPPAAATIALPLVFNP; via the exons ATGGTGACTCTGGTGTTCTCCGTCACGGCCACCGGCATCCTGTCTGACCTCTGGAGCAAAGAGTGGAAGACTCTCCAGCTCTCCCTGCAG gtGACGGCTCCTTTCCTCCATGTGGCTGCTGTCTCACTCATGGCTGTCCTCTCCTGGCCGACTGCTTTGCACTTTTTCCGCATGAACAAGAGAG ttcggCAAGTCGTGGTCCTGGGTCTCTACCTGTCCGTGCTGTTCTCTCTCTACCTGGTTCCCCTGGGGATGTACTCGCCCTGCATCAAAGAGGCGGAAACCCTGGGTCCTGCCCCCGCCCTCATCGGCCACAGAGGAGCTCCCATG CTCGCTCCAGAAAACACCTTGATGTCATTTGAAAAGGCAGTTGAAGCTGGAGGAGAAGGCCTGGAGACGGACGTCACAATAag TTACGACGGCGTTCCCTTCCTGATGCACGATTCCACCCTGAGGAGGACCACCAACATCGCCGAGGTTTTCCCCAATCGGAGCCACCTCGACGCCTCCATGTTCACCTGGGccgagctgcagcagctgaacGCTGGCAGCTGGTTCTTATCG AGGGATCCGTTTGGTACCGCGTCGTCCCTGTCTGAGGTGGATCGCTCTCAGGCCCAAAACCAGTCCGTTCCCTCCTTGGCCCAGTTTCTGGAGGTAGCGGCTGCCAGCAGCAAACTGGTGCTGTTTGACCTGCGCAGGCCACCACACGGACATCCTTACAGGCGGTCCTACATCAACACGACTCTGAAGGTCATACAGGCCCACATCAACTCCTCACAG GTGCTGTGGCTGCCgtctgaagacagggagctggtCTACGGTCTGGACCCAGAGCTGCAGCAGACCTCTGGAGTAAAAGCCTCCATCCAGCAACTGACAGACGATCACATCTCAAGGCTGAACCTGCACTACAGCACCATGTCCCAGCAGCAGATCTG TAAATACCAGTCGGTGAACATCAGCACCAACCTGTACGTGATCAGCCAGCCGTGGCTCTACACGCTGGCCTGGTGTGCCGGCGCTCAGTCCGTCACCACCAACTCCGTCCACATCCTGTCCGGCATCAGCAAGCCCCTCTTCCTCATG actGCAGAGGAATACACTCTCATGTGGATTCTCACCGATTCTGTGTCCGCCTTCCTCATCTTTGCAATTTTTACCTTCCACTG gtggagagagagaggccTGCCCTTCGTGTCCGGCAGCCGTCAGACCCACGAGAACGGACCCTACAGCAAATTCAGAACCG ACTCTGCAGAGGTCGTCTGTATTGGCTGGAACCCGCTCCACTTTGACCCCCCCGCTGCAGCTACCATCGCCCTCCCCCTGGTCTTCAACCCATGA